In one window of Deinococcus sonorensis KR-87 DNA:
- a CDS encoding phytanoyl-CoA dioxygenase family protein translates to MSATSVGFELVDHPPLPVARPPLSPFHLSEEQVNFFDEHGYLVLRQWITGPLLERLQAAGDAWIERGQGRPAGDDYNFAPRAHGEVLFRVNYLHDKGEAASLELLGSPQVLAVAESLCGPAFVPTYESMVFKQEGDGEQIPWHQDAVHPRRHRVFNFGLYLDRSRIGAGALRVVPGTQRRILDICEIRDEYGWDAPGVIQVELEPGDVLLHDVMVLHGSEPTSGNALRRTVYLEFRAAEGILQDGPWDREWIDRRLRLVPLGLQRHAAMAPGGPAFTWRVPTEFRPQPLGDEQAELKVAHLVHTSGSYCSAGNAGRAPEAAPSP, encoded by the coding sequence ATGAGCGCCACGTCTGTCGGGTTCGAGTTGGTCGATCATCCGCCCCTGCCGGTCGCGAGGCCCCCCCTCTCGCCGTTCCACCTCAGCGAGGAGCAGGTCAACTTTTTTGATGAACACGGCTATCTGGTGTTGCGGCAGTGGATCACCGGACCGCTGCTGGAGCGCCTTCAGGCGGCCGGGGATGCCTGGATCGAACGCGGTCAGGGCCGGCCGGCTGGCGACGACTACAACTTCGCGCCCCGCGCCCACGGCGAGGTGCTGTTCCGCGTCAACTACCTGCACGACAAGGGAGAGGCGGCGTCGCTGGAACTGCTGGGCAGCCCCCAGGTGCTGGCCGTCGCCGAGAGCCTGTGCGGTCCGGCCTTCGTGCCCACCTACGAGAGCATGGTGTTCAAGCAGGAGGGGGACGGCGAGCAGATTCCCTGGCATCAGGACGCCGTGCATCCGCGCCGGCACCGGGTATTCAACTTCGGGCTGTACCTGGACCGCTCGCGAATCGGGGCTGGGGCCCTGCGGGTGGTGCCGGGCACGCAGCGGCGCATCCTGGACATCTGCGAGATTCGTGACGAGTACGGCTGGGACGCGCCGGGCGTGATCCAGGTGGAGCTGGAGCCGGGCGACGTGCTGCTGCACGACGTGATGGTGCTGCACGGCAGCGAGCCCACCAGCGGCAATGCCCTGCGCCGCACTGTGTACCTGGAGTTCCGTGCGGCCGAGGGCATCCTGCAGGACGGACCCTGGGACCGCGAGTGGATTGACCGGCGGCTGCGGCTGGTGCCGCTGGGCCTGCAGCGGCACGCGGCCATGGCCCCGGGCGGCCCGGCGTTCACGTGGCGGGTCCCCACCGAATTCCGGCCCCAGCCGCTCGGCGACGAGCAGGCAGAATTGAAGGTGGCGCATCTGGTCCACACGTCGGGTTCGTACTGCAGCGCTGGGAATGCCGGGCGAGCACCGGAGGCAGCGCCGAGTCCCTGA
- a CDS encoding ArsR/SmtB family transcription factor, protein MAISGNRVLHVDVDSATKVFRALSSETRVLILGLLSHNVMNVSELTAALNLPHSTVSSNIKHLEEAGLLHVEYMPGTHGTMKLISKRYDEVLVRLPGVAVEAAPNLVEISMPIGTYRHIEALPTCGLASDTKYIGMLDDPRSFFEPDHVYAQILWFRSGSVEYAFPNNLPYGSVLTALEFSAELCSEAPQYDPDWPSDITLWINDVEVGTWTSPGDFGGVAARLTPAWWPTDQTTHGVLKVWRVTEEGSHIDGEVLSGVRLGELSIPGRTHISVRLGVKPDARNPGGMNLFGRRFGNYPQDLTMRLRYTFPDQERPVRLR, encoded by the coding sequence ATGGCAATCTCAGGCAACCGTGTGCTGCACGTGGATGTGGATTCGGCGACCAAGGTGTTCCGGGCGCTCAGTTCGGAGACGCGCGTTCTGATCCTGGGGCTGCTGTCCCACAACGTCATGAACGTCTCCGAACTCACGGCGGCGCTGAACCTGCCGCACTCCACGGTGAGCAGCAACATCAAACATCTGGAGGAGGCCGGGCTGCTGCACGTGGAGTACATGCCCGGCACCCACGGCACCATGAAGCTCATTTCCAAGCGGTACGACGAGGTGCTGGTCCGGCTGCCGGGCGTGGCGGTGGAGGCCGCGCCGAACCTGGTGGAGATCAGCATGCCGATCGGCACCTACCGCCACATCGAGGCGCTGCCCACCTGTGGGCTGGCGTCCGACACCAAATACATCGGCATGCTGGACGACCCGCGCAGCTTCTTTGAACCGGACCACGTCTACGCGCAGATCCTGTGGTTCCGCAGCGGCAGCGTAGAATACGCCTTTCCCAACAACCTGCCGTACGGCAGCGTGCTGACCGCGCTGGAGTTCTCGGCCGAGCTGTGTTCGGAAGCGCCGCAGTACGACCCGGACTGGCCGTCGGACATCACGCTCTGGATCAACGACGTGGAAGTGGGCACCTGGACCAGTCCCGGCGACTTCGGCGGCGTGGCGGCCCGCCTCACCCCCGCGTGGTGGCCCACCGACCAGACCACCCACGGCGTCCTGAAGGTCTGGCGCGTCACCGAGGAAGGCAGCCACATCGACGGGGAGGTGCTGTCCGGGGTGCGGCTGGGCGAACTCTCGATTCCGGGCCGCACCCACATCAGCGTGCGCCTCGGCGTGAAACCGGACGCACGCAATCCGGGCGGGATGAACCTCTTCGGCCGGCGCTTCGGCAACTACCCCCAGGACCTCACGATGCGGCTGCGCTACACCTTCCCGGACCAGGAACGCCCGGTGCGGCTGCGCTAG
- a CDS encoding MDR family MFS transporter: MTPPDASPRIFTQQEKTITLIGLMVVFLLSALDQTIVSTAMPRIIEQLHGLEYYAWVTTAYLLASTVMVPIYGKLGDLYGRKPILIIGITLFLLGSVLCGMSGEPFLGNLFGGGMLQLIVFRALQGLGGAALFTSAFAIIADMFPPAERAKFGGLFGSVFGLSSVVGPLIGGFLTDHGSVNLLGYFIEGWRWVFYVNLPLGAVALFMIIAKMPSLSHKATGKIDFLGAALIIATTIPLLLALTWGGTTYPWDSARILTLFAVSAVSLVLFVLVERRTPDAILPLNLFKNRTFTFANLASFVINMAFIGIVMFLPLYMQTVQGITATNSGLSMLPLMAGLILSSILSGNLVARTGNYKPFLIGGSIVMMVGVLFLSRIGVDTSRLDLAWRMFIVGLGLGPTMSMFNLAVQNAVPMRMIGVATSSSQFFRQIGTTIGAAIFGTLLINNLQTELPKYLPKVPGMQSMSRNINLGEMRSSGGNSDTTKQLQQAADQEFRQLEQALNGDVAATAQLLANPQVPAQLKTLVQNGGVRAQVHTQLATQATQVGAALQQGEPGRQALLSNARTPAALKTQLQALPAAALATPQAARQTAAQVQQGLLAQEPTLARTAVSQTLSKVHTALNQQVQTLGRQITTGMKQGFTAAIQRMMLTSIWIIALGFLLILALPVVPLRANRQGNPDQASPDADMPVAQPGH, encoded by the coding sequence ATGACCCCACCGGACGCCTCCCCCCGCATCTTCACGCAGCAGGAGAAGACCATTACGCTCATCGGCCTGATGGTGGTGTTCCTGCTCTCCGCGCTGGACCAGACCATCGTCAGCACGGCCATGCCGCGCATCATTGAGCAGCTGCACGGCCTGGAGTACTACGCCTGGGTCACCACCGCGTACCTGCTGGCCAGCACCGTGATGGTCCCGATCTACGGCAAGCTTGGCGACCTGTACGGCCGCAAGCCGATCCTGATCATCGGCATCACGCTGTTCCTGCTCGGCTCGGTGCTGTGCGGCATGAGCGGCGAGCCGTTCCTGGGCAACCTGTTCGGCGGCGGCATGCTGCAGCTGATCGTGTTCCGTGCGCTGCAGGGGCTGGGCGGCGCGGCGCTCTTCACCAGCGCCTTTGCAATCATCGCGGACATGTTTCCGCCGGCCGAGCGCGCTAAGTTCGGCGGGCTGTTCGGCTCGGTGTTCGGGCTGTCGAGCGTGGTGGGGCCGCTGATCGGCGGCTTCCTGACCGACCACGGCAGCGTCAACCTGCTCGGCTACTTCATCGAGGGCTGGCGCTGGGTGTTCTACGTGAACCTGCCGCTGGGCGCCGTGGCGCTGTTCATGATCATCGCCAAGATGCCCAGCCTGTCGCACAAGGCCACCGGCAAGATTGACTTTCTGGGTGCGGCGCTGATCATCGCCACCACCATTCCGCTGCTGCTGGCCCTCACCTGGGGCGGCACCACCTACCCCTGGGACAGCGCCCGCATTCTGACGCTGTTTGCGGTCAGCGCTGTCAGCCTGGTGCTGTTCGTGCTGGTCGAGCGCCGCACGCCCGACGCGATCCTGCCGCTGAATCTGTTCAAGAACCGCACCTTCACCTTCGCCAACCTCGCCAGCTTCGTGATCAACATGGCCTTCATCGGCATCGTGATGTTCCTGCCGCTGTACATGCAGACGGTGCAGGGCATCACCGCCACCAACTCGGGCCTTTCGATGCTGCCGCTGATGGCCGGGCTGATCCTGTCGAGCATCCTGTCGGGCAACCTGGTGGCCCGCACCGGCAACTACAAGCCGTTCCTGATCGGCGGCAGCATCGTGATGATGGTGGGCGTGCTGTTCCTCTCGCGCATCGGGGTGGACACCAGCCGGCTGGACCTGGCGTGGCGGATGTTCATCGTGGGCCTGGGCCTCGGCCCGACCATGAGCATGTTCAACCTGGCGGTGCAGAACGCCGTGCCGATGCGGATGATCGGGGTGGCCACCAGCAGCAGCCAGTTCTTCCGGCAGATCGGCACCACCATCGGGGCGGCCATCTTCGGCACCCTGCTGATCAACAACCTGCAGACCGAGCTGCCCAAGTACCTGCCGAAGGTACCGGGCATGCAGAGCATGAGCCGCAACATCAACTTGGGCGAAATGCGCTCCAGCGGCGGCAACAGCGACACCACTAAACAGCTGCAGCAGGCCGCCGACCAGGAGTTCCGGCAGCTGGAGCAGGCGCTGAACGGTGACGTGGCGGCCACCGCGCAGCTGCTGGCCAACCCGCAGGTGCCGGCGCAGCTCAAGACGCTGGTGCAGAACGGCGGCGTACGCGCCCAGGTGCACACCCAGCTGGCCACCCAGGCCACCCAGGTGGGCGCGGCGCTGCAGCAGGGCGAACCGGGCCGGCAGGCGCTGCTCAGCAACGCCAGGACCCCGGCGGCGCTCAAGACCCAGCTGCAGGCGCTCCCGGCAGCGGCCCTGGCCACCCCCCAGGCGGCCCGCCAGACGGCAGCGCAGGTGCAGCAGGGCCTGCTGGCGCAAGAACCGACCCTGGCCCGCACGGCGGTGAGCCAGACGCTCAGCAAGGTGCACACCGCGCTGAACCAGCAGGTGCAGACCCTGGGCCGTCAGATTACGACCGGCATGAAACAGGGCTTCACCGCCGCCATCCAGCGCATGATGCTGACCAGCATCTGGATCATCGCGCTCGGCTTCCTGCTGATTCTGGCGCTGCCAGTGGTGCCGCTGCGCGCCAACCGTCAGGGCAACCCGGATCAGGCCAGCCCCGACGCCGACATGCCGGTGGCACAGCCGGGCCACTGA
- a CDS encoding ABC transporter substrate-binding protein gives MRRSTTLMLLGAALLLPSASAAYSGPKVTISYLHGFTGPDRPVMEGLIKQFNSTHPNIEVKAQAQPWGTTWQQLPSLVASGRSPDVVVINEDQITGFVARGAVSPLTPAELKSAGIDQSRFYGPLFKTADYKGKSYGVPISSVAYVMFYNKDLMKKAGLDPNKPPRTREEFLKAAQACTVDKNGKKAGQDGFDAKNLDTWGVSLYNNWVGSRLAYAAILQNGGSLVDKDENAAFNSPQAASAVQFLVDLVSKYNVARPNSTEEAELAAFSQGKVCMFPSGQWYNDRFEQQKMNYGVAFLPQIGGTKQDAAWGGSSHLTLPKQRAGYDANKRAAALEFINWMTQPAQNLTWTSTGSLPTQAAVASNKKLADQKISGIFSKLSSIYAVSGFPWSGQVLSPFDNAWENAYLGKKPVQQALNDGVSEANKQIGQARKSLQ, from the coding sequence ATGCGTCGTTCCACCACCCTGATGCTGCTGGGCGCGGCCCTGCTGCTGCCGTCCGCATCCGCCGCCTACAGCGGTCCCAAGGTCACCATCAGCTACCTGCACGGCTTCACCGGCCCCGACCGCCCCGTGATGGAAGGGCTGATCAAGCAGTTCAACTCCACCCACCCGAACATCGAAGTGAAGGCCCAGGCGCAGCCGTGGGGCACCACTTGGCAGCAGCTGCCCTCGCTGGTGGCCTCGGGCCGCTCGCCCGACGTGGTGGTGATCAACGAGGACCAGATCACCGGCTTCGTCGCCCGTGGCGCCGTGTCGCCGCTGACCCCGGCCGAGCTGAAGAGCGCCGGCATTGACCAGAGCCGCTTCTACGGCCCGCTGTTCAAGACCGCCGACTACAAAGGCAAGAGCTACGGCGTGCCGATCTCCTCGGTGGCGTACGTGATGTTCTACAACAAGGACCTGATGAAGAAGGCGGGGCTGGACCCCAACAAGCCGCCGCGCACCCGCGAGGAGTTCCTGAAGGCCGCCCAGGCCTGCACCGTGGACAAGAACGGCAAGAAAGCCGGTCAGGACGGCTTTGACGCCAAGAACCTCGACACCTGGGGCGTCAGCCTGTACAACAACTGGGTCGGCTCGCGCCTGGCGTACGCCGCCATCCTGCAGAACGGCGGCAGCCTGGTCGACAAGGACGAGAACGCCGCGTTCAACAGCCCGCAGGCCGCCAGCGCCGTGCAGTTCCTGGTGGACCTGGTCAGCAAGTACAACGTGGCCCGCCCCAACAGCACCGAGGAGGCCGAACTGGCCGCCTTCAGCCAGGGCAAGGTCTGCATGTTCCCGTCCGGCCAGTGGTACAACGACCGCTTCGAGCAGCAGAAGATGAACTACGGCGTGGCCTTCCTCCCGCAGATCGGCGGCACCAAGCAGGATGCGGCCTGGGGCGGCAGCAGCCACCTGACCCTGCCCAAGCAGCGCGCCGGCTATGACGCCAACAAGCGCGCCGCGGCCCTGGAGTTCATCAACTGGATGACCCAGCCGGCCCAGAACCTCACCTGGACCAGCACCGGCAGCCTGCCGACCCAGGCGGCCGTGGCCAGCAACAAGAAGCTGGCTGACCAGAAGATCAGCGGCATCTTCAGCAAGCTCAGCAGCATCTACGCGGTGTCGGGCTTCCCCTGGAGCGGTCAGGTCCTGAGCCCCTTCGACAACGCCTGGGAGAACGCCTACCTCGGCAAGAAGCCGGTGCAGCAGGCGCTCAACGACGGTGTGTCCGAGGCGAACAAGCAGATCGGTCAGGCCCGCAAGAGCCTGCAGTAA
- a CDS encoding universal stress protein — protein sequence MTATPASPSTPALYHRVLVASGGAPHSVQAVQRAVQLARHFGAELHLVVVVPAASSPLVNMAAGLPGSEMLEADALASASATRQLHLQQTAAQARAQGLTVHEHLIQAMKPADAILSVAREVQADLIVLGRRHTSAFSAAMAGSTGDAVSHAATADVLIAR from the coding sequence ATGACTGCCACCCCTGCATCCCCTTCCACCCCCGCCCTGTATCACCGCGTGCTGGTCGCCAGCGGGGGCGCGCCCCACTCGGTTCAGGCGGTGCAGCGGGCGGTGCAGCTGGCCCGGCACTTCGGCGCGGAGCTGCATCTGGTGGTGGTGGTGCCGGCGGCGTCCAGCCCGCTGGTCAACATGGCCGCCGGACTGCCCGGCAGCGAGATGCTGGAGGCGGACGCCCTGGCCAGCGCGAGCGCCACCCGGCAGCTGCACCTGCAGCAGACCGCCGCGCAGGCACGAGCACAGGGCCTGACGGTCCACGAACACCTGATTCAGGCCATGAAACCGGCCGACGCCATCCTGTCGGTGGCGCGCGAGGTGCAGGCCGACCTGATCGTGCTGGGCCGCCGCCACACCTCGGCCTTCAGCGCCGCGATGGCCGGCAGCACCGGCGACGCCGTGAGCCACGCGGCCACCGCCGACGTCCTGATCGCCCGCTGA
- a CDS encoding helix-turn-helix domain-containing protein — MDSSWAAFGFWLHDGEPTVMAEAHRHGEVEFNYLRCGAITYLFGSGLLTLQTGRPLLFWGTRPHRLIACEPRTRLMVMTLPLATFLRFDLPPALRDPVLCGAPVVGPADTPGDEALLDRWLADASASDPEHRHIFELELNARLRRLALETRQAAQATPPQAASTPAQARRLRRAAQLAQQIAEHYADPALEIEAVARSAGLHPHYAAGVFREAFGLRMGAYLTQYRVAHAQRLLLTTALPALDVAAESGFGSVSRFYAAFRDATGQTPAGYRRNARADS, encoded by the coding sequence GTGGACAGCTCATGGGCAGCCTTCGGCTTCTGGCTCCACGACGGCGAACCGACCGTGATGGCGGAGGCGCACCGGCACGGCGAGGTGGAATTCAACTACCTGCGCTGCGGAGCGATCACCTACCTGTTCGGCTCGGGCCTGCTCACGCTCCAGACGGGCCGGCCGCTGCTGTTCTGGGGCACCCGCCCGCATCGCCTGATCGCCTGTGAGCCCCGGACCCGTCTGATGGTCATGACGCTGCCGCTCGCGACCTTTCTGCGCTTCGACCTGCCGCCGGCCCTGCGGGACCCGGTGCTGTGCGGCGCGCCGGTGGTGGGTCCCGCAGACACGCCCGGTGACGAAGCCCTGCTGGACCGCTGGCTGGCCGACGCGTCGGCCAGCGACCCCGAGCACCGCCACATCTTCGAACTGGAACTCAATGCGCGCCTGCGCCGCCTGGCGCTCGAGACGCGCCAGGCGGCGCAGGCCACCCCGCCACAGGCCGCGTCCACCCCGGCCCAGGCCCGGCGGCTGCGCCGCGCCGCCCAGCTTGCTCAGCAGATCGCCGAGCATTACGCGGACCCGGCGCTGGAAATCGAGGCCGTCGCGCGGTCAGCGGGCCTGCATCCGCATTACGCGGCGGGCGTGTTCCGCGAGGCGTTCGGCCTGCGGATGGGAGCCTACCTCACTCAGTACCGGGTGGCCCACGCCCAGCGCCTGCTGCTGACCACTGCTCTGCCGGCGCTGGACGTGGCCGCCGAGTCGGGCTTCGGGTCGGTCAGCCGCTTCTATGCGGCGTTCCGGGACGCCACCGGGCAGACCCCTGCCGGCTACCGCCGCAACGCCCGCGCGGATTCCTGA
- a CDS encoding SDR family oxidoreductase — protein sequence MDTGTGQGMLSGKVAFITGAASGIGEGTARRFVEEGAAVILADVQQEDGERLQRELTEAGGQALFVMCDVSDASSVEQAVTQGVQQFGQLDIVFANAGINGVWAPIDELQPDEWERTLDINLKGTYLTLHYTVPHLKRAGGGSILITSSVNGTRTFSSAGASAYSSSKAGQVALMKMVALELGRDNIRCNAICPGLIHTNISERTEQRNTEQLGIKVELPEGSPALHEGEGDPVDVADTCLFLASDLGRHVSGVEVFVDGGASLLR from the coding sequence ATGGACACTGGAACGGGTCAGGGCATGCTGTCGGGCAAGGTCGCGTTCATCACGGGAGCTGCGAGCGGCATCGGAGAGGGCACAGCCCGACGTTTTGTGGAGGAGGGCGCCGCCGTGATTCTGGCGGACGTGCAGCAGGAGGACGGCGAGCGCCTGCAGCGGGAATTGACTGAGGCCGGCGGGCAGGCGCTGTTCGTGATGTGCGACGTGAGTGACGCGTCGTCGGTGGAGCAGGCGGTGACGCAGGGGGTGCAGCAGTTCGGGCAGCTGGACATCGTGTTTGCCAATGCCGGCATCAACGGCGTGTGGGCGCCGATCGACGAGCTGCAGCCGGACGAGTGGGAGCGCACCCTCGACATCAACCTGAAGGGCACGTACCTCACGCTGCACTACACCGTGCCGCACCTGAAACGCGCCGGTGGCGGCAGCATCCTGATCACCAGCAGCGTCAACGGCACCCGGACCTTCTCCTCGGCAGGTGCCAGCGCCTACAGCAGCTCCAAGGCCGGGCAGGTGGCGCTGATGAAAATGGTGGCGCTGGAACTCGGCCGCGACAACATCCGCTGCAACGCCATCTGCCCGGGCCTGATTCACACCAACATCAGCGAGCGCACCGAACAGCGGAACACAGAGCAGCTGGGCATCAAGGTCGAACTGCCGGAAGGCAGCCCCGCGCTGCACGAGGGCGAGGGGGACCCGGTGGACGTGGCCGACACCTGCTTGTTCCTCGCCTCGGACCTGGGGCGGCACGTCTCGGGGGTGGAAGTCTTCGTGGACGGTGGCGCGTCGCTGCTGCGCTGA
- a CDS encoding carboxypeptidase regulatory-like domain-containing protein has protein sequence MNVTRTMTALLLTTLLAACGASQTGSPGTPPGTPAPTDASQATPYTMKGTVRNAAGQPLPGVEVWADNTLYYNMNALGRTDAQGRYSIALPKDQLGTWRAGGRYTAVYNGDTYDLGLAADNEAAFSSDTGAVRNFTLRISGKRPGGGYYGGTVWPYFSSHGGNFDIQRVEYTFTPVGPLIDGSAGQPIKLIPQEQPSYDVPIGTYRVTARYVPTDGPAEDMLLMGRNESQWSPSTTITFHNDPQYGPFADFTVSLVPKP, from the coding sequence ATGAACGTCACCAGGACCATGACCGCGCTGCTGCTCACCACCCTGCTCGCCGCGTGCGGCGCCAGCCAGACCGGCAGCCCCGGCACCCCGCCCGGCACCCCCGCCCCCACCGATGCCAGTCAGGCCACGCCCTACACCATGAAGGGCACCGTCCGGAATGCCGCCGGACAGCCGCTGCCGGGCGTGGAAGTGTGGGCCGACAACACGCTGTACTACAACATGAACGCGCTGGGCCGCACCGACGCGCAGGGCCGCTACAGCATTGCCCTCCCCAAAGACCAGCTCGGCACGTGGCGGGCCGGCGGGCGCTACACGGCGGTGTACAACGGCGATACCTACGATCTTGGGCTGGCCGCTGACAACGAGGCGGCCTTCTCCTCGGACACCGGTGCGGTCCGCAATTTCACCCTCCGGATCTCCGGCAAGCGGCCCGGCGGCGGCTACTACGGGGGCACGGTGTGGCCCTACTTCAGCTCGCATGGCGGCAACTTCGATATCCAGCGTGTGGAGTACACCTTCACGCCGGTCGGGCCGCTGATTGACGGCAGCGCGGGCCAGCCGATCAAGCTGATCCCTCAGGAGCAGCCGTCCTACGACGTGCCGATCGGGACCTACCGGGTCACGGCCCGCTACGTCCCGACCGACGGGCCAGCAGAAGACATGCTGCTGATGGGGCGGAACGAGTCGCAGTGGTCGCCCAGCACCACCATCACGTTCCACAACGATCCCCAATACGGCCCCTTTGCCGACTTCACTGTCAGCCTCGTCCCAAAGCCCTGA
- a CDS encoding MarR family winged helix-turn-helix transcriptional regulator, with amino-acid sequence MPDPQTATAVHPPQDVSLFLKAMWRLNRAMAQQFEPLLHERHGTEARSYFILHSIQSGVQYPKALAEELKMPSTLISRYLDDLSKRGLIERHIDEHDSRRTLLTLTPLALQLVAEVRQTIHDVTEARLSRLSPTQLKGLTDALRILVDEGHAA; translated from the coding sequence ATGCCCGATCCCCAGACCGCCACCGCCGTGCATCCGCCTCAGGACGTCAGCCTGTTCCTGAAGGCAATGTGGCGGCTCAACCGCGCCATGGCCCAGCAGTTCGAACCGCTGCTGCACGAGCGCCACGGCACCGAGGCCCGCAGTTATTTCATCCTGCACAGCATTCAGAGCGGCGTGCAGTATCCCAAGGCGCTGGCCGAGGAACTCAAGATGCCCAGCACCCTGATCAGCCGCTACCTGGATGACCTGAGCAAGCGCGGCCTGATCGAGCGCCACATCGACGAGCACGACTCGCGCCGCACCCTTCTGACGCTCACTCCGCTCGCCCTGCAGCTGGTGGCCGAGGTGCGTCAGACCATTCATGACGTCACCGAGGCACGCCTGAGCCGCCTCTCGCCCACCCAGCTCAAGGGCCTCACCGACGCCCTGCGCATTCTCGTCGACGAAGGACACGCCGCATGA
- a CDS encoding alpha/beta fold hydrolase yields MLTELDLRLTDGRTLHLYDTGPATGTLPVVWHHGTPNIGPPPAPLLGAAERLGLRWVSFDRPNYGGSTPRPGRRVGSVADDVAQLADALDLDRFAVMGHSGGGPHALACGALLPDRVEAVVSVAGLAPYPAEGLDWFAGMHRSGVASLRAALAGRETKERYEAAAPPFDPEMFTPADYEALKGAWAWLNSVVGPAQAAGPGGLIDDDLAYVAPWGFEPAQVSVPVLLLHGRQDRVVPSSHSVWLAGQCAAAELRLFPDDGHLSVLHAGERALVWLREQAGRS; encoded by the coding sequence ATGCTGACCGAACTGGACCTGCGGTTAACCGACGGCCGTACGTTGCATCTCTACGACACCGGCCCGGCGACCGGGACGCTGCCAGTGGTCTGGCACCACGGCACGCCCAACATCGGTCCGCCGCCCGCTCCGCTGCTAGGGGCGGCGGAGCGGCTGGGGCTGCGCTGGGTCTCATTTGACCGGCCGAACTACGGCGGCTCGACCCCCCGGCCGGGGCGCCGTGTGGGTTCCGTGGCTGATGACGTGGCCCAGCTGGCCGACGCGCTGGATCTGGACCGCTTCGCCGTGATGGGGCATTCCGGCGGGGGGCCGCACGCGCTGGCCTGCGGTGCGCTGCTCCCGGACCGTGTGGAGGCTGTGGTCAGTGTGGCCGGGCTGGCGCCGTACCCGGCGGAGGGGCTCGACTGGTTTGCGGGCATGCACCGGTCCGGAGTCGCGTCATTGCGGGCCGCCCTCGCCGGCCGCGAGACGAAGGAGCGCTACGAGGCCGCTGCCCCTCCGTTTGACCCGGAGATGTTCACGCCTGCCGACTATGAGGCCCTGAAAGGTGCATGGGCCTGGCTGAACAGTGTGGTCGGTCCGGCCCAGGCCGCCGGGCCGGGCGGGCTGATTGACGATGATCTGGCGTATGTGGCGCCCTGGGGTTTTGAACCCGCGCAGGTCTCGGTGCCGGTGCTGCTGCTGCACGGCCGTCAGGACCGGGTGGTGCCGAGCAGCCACAGCGTCTGGCTGGCCGGGCAGTGTGCGGCGGCGGAGCTGCGCCTCTTCCCGGACGACGGTCACCTTTCGGTGCTGCACGCGGGGGAGCGTGCCCTGGTCTGGCTGAGGGAGCAGGCCGGACGGAGCTGA